Proteins encoded in a region of the Pelmatolapia mariae isolate MD_Pm_ZW linkage group LG16_19, Pm_UMD_F_2, whole genome shotgun sequence genome:
- the LOC134646144 gene encoding C-type mannose receptor 2-like — translation MGALRDNSYLHAMEEIYLKPDNPTSSTNHTGRRSSKRSFCLVGILSLCLLGAFLLVRLITFGIYYHNCLHDSADHLAEIKKQLSSMTEERDLLTEKTKELKTLLCFSNQYKTCPVGWNKFNHRCYLQSERSDSWDAARKNCTDEEADLIVIDSPEEKTFLSTIINEQTWIGLNDKEQEGTWKWVDGTPPTLMHWASSQPDDGGDEDCAFVRNHGKTSWMDFRCSASFHWICEKTLNCKNTCSEGWSKFNCSCYIRSQSSGSWDAARKDCRDRGADLMVVDSPEEQTFLSTITTKRVWLGLTDEEQEGTWKWVDGTPLTLSYWGSTQPNNGGEEDCAHVYSGEDMSMNDLSCSTSLKWICEKAPNYCTVS, via the exons ATGGG AGCTCTCAGAGATAATTCGTATCTGCATGCAATGGAGGAAATATATTTGAAACCTGATAACCCAACATCTTCAACAAATCACACGG GTCGAAGGAGCTCTAAGAGGAGTTTCTGTTTAGTTGGTATTCTCTCTCTTTGCCTGTTGGGTGCTTTCCTGCTGGTTCGACTGATCACTTTTGGTATTTACT ATCATAACTGCTTACATGATTCAGCTGATCATCTGgcagaaataaagaaacaactttCTTCAATGACTGAGGAGAGAGACCTGCTGACTgaaaagaccaaagagctgAAAACGCTGCTATGTTTCTCCAATCAGT ACAAAACATGTCCTGTAGGATGGAACAAGTTCAATCATAGATGCTATCTCCAATCGGAAAGGTCTGATTCGTGGGATGCAGCCAGAAAGAACTGCACAGACGAAGAAGCCGATCTGATAGTCATTGACAGCCCTGAAGAAAAG ACTTTCCTCTCTACAATCATCAATGAACAAACTTGGATTGGTTTGAATGACAAAGAACAGGAGGGAACATGGAAATGGGTAGATGGTACTCCACCGACTCTGAT GCACTGGGCATCGAGTCAACCTGATGATGGTGGAGATGAGGACTGTGCTTTTGTCAGGAATCACGGCAAAACTTCTTGGATGGATTTTCGATGTTCAGCTTCTTTTCATTGGATCTGTGAAAAAACACTAAACTGCA AAAATACATGTTCTGAAGGATGGAGCAAGTTCAACTGTAGCTGCTATATCCGGTCTCAAAGCTCTGGTTCCTGGGATGCAGCCAGAAAGGACTGCAGAGACAGAGGAGCAGATCTCATGGTTGTTGACAGCCCTGAAGAACAG ACCTTTCTCTCTACGATCACCACAAAAAGAGTTTGGCTTGGTTTGACTGACGAAGAACAGGAGGGAACATGGAAATGGGTGGATGGAACTCCACTGACTCTGTC GTACTGGGGATCGACTCAACCTAATAATGGTGGAGAAGAGGACTGTGCTCATGTCTATAGTGGTGAGGACATGAGCATGAATGACCTTTCATGCTCAACTTCTCTTAAATGGATCTGTGAAAAAGCACCAAACTACTGTACCGTTTCTTGA